GCTTTTGCGTTGCACGATCTTTTTGACGCCAACCTTCAAGCTACGGCTCAGCGGCACTTGCCGGGCTCCTAACAGACGCAGGGTCCAGTTCAGGCAACGATCGGTCGCCAGCAGCGACTCATAGGCGGTGGAACCAAGCATCGAGAGCCAGCGCATTTTCTTTTCGACGACATCGAATTGGTCGCCGTGCAGAACGGCCAGCCGACGCCCATCCGCACACTGGTGGATGAAGGAGTCGCGGATTTCGACCAACCGATAATCTTCGGTAAAGCCGCGCAGAAAGTTGTCGTGATTTCCGGGGGTGTAATGGATCGATGTGCCGGAGACGCCGAAGTCGAACAATCGCGCCAGCAGTCGCGTGTAGTCGGAAGTCCAACGGAATCGCCGGTTCATGCGACGATCGTCGAACAGATCGCCGACGATATAGATGTGCTGGGGCAGGCAGCGATCGAGCAGGTCCAGCAATGGTCCGACTTGACAAAACCGGCTGCCCAGATGGATGTCGGAGATGAACAGTGTCCGTGCGTCCGACAGATCCCAAGCCACCGATTCCAATTCGCTTGGCTGCGTTGCGGCGTTTTCATCGATCATCTTCAAATCCTTTCTAAGGGCAGGTTTTCGCTGGACGACAATTTGGCCTGCCCGACTCGTACCTCGGATCGGTGCGCCCCGCCTGGATTGCATCACCCTGCGATCCGATAGCATTCGCCGCCAGCGGCTTTGTCCCAACAAAACGATAAAAGGGTACCGTTGCGAACGGTACGAACGGTAGCCCGGCTCGACCTTCGTGGAGCTCCGCTGCTTCAAATTTTGCATTCAAGAAGGGGAGATGGTCGGGCGAAAGAAAGACGTTGTCCTTGGCAAACCAAGCTGGCCAGAACGTACGTGTCAGGCCGCCGTGGCGTCGATGTTCGTCGGCTGGATATTTGCGGGAAACGTAGAAATCGACTACGCCGATCGTTCCTCCGGGCTTCAGGATTCGCAGTGCGTTCTCGACGGCAGCGAACCAATCGGGAATCATCGTCAAGGAATAACTGAACGTTACGATGTCGATTTCCGCATCCGGGGTGAATGTGGTCACATCGCAACAATGGGTGACGACGTTTTGCCAGTTGCGGTCGGCGATACGTTGGTTCGCCACCTGTAGTAGCGACGAGGAGAGATCGACGATCTCCAACCGCTCTAGACGTTCCAATTGGTCGGCGATGTTCTCGACGTTGGCCCCCGTGCCGCCGCCAAAATCAACCCATCGTCCCCCGTCGGGGATCGTGATCGATTGCCACAGTTGTTCTCGGCCGTGGAGCAAACGCTTACGAAACACGTCGTAGTTGTCCGCCTGTTTGCCGTAGAAATTTTCCAGACGCTGCTGGTGCGTGTTGCCACGAATCGGCAGCGCAAGCTGGATCAAGGTCTTCAGATCGTTCAATAATCTCACGCGCCTACTCCCGTCTTCGCCGGCAGATTTCAGCCAGCCAGGTGTCCGATAAAGAACGATCCATAGGTTCCGACGCGATCTTGTTGATGCAACCGATCGGCCAGATCGATCTGCATCGACATCAGTTCGGGCACCCGAACCTGCGCTCCCTGGTACTGGACTTGAATATCGTTCAGATAATCGGTGCGTAGCCCGCCGCTGCGCCAAATCAAGCGGGCGCCGGAGCTTGCTCGATCGATGATGTGTTGCCATTCGTCGACCAATGCCTCTTGGCGATGCTCGCTCATCCAATCCATATGGTCCAACAAAACAAAGCGGCTTGGGCGGACCGAGGTATTGCTCAAAAAATTGGCGAGCGTTGTCGTGTGGACGTTCACGCGATCGACCAATCCGTTCCGCAAACGATCCAAGTTCTCAGGTTTCAAGTATTCCGGACAACAGGTGGGACTGTATTGACCCGCCAAATAGACTCGCCAGAAATAGTTGTCGGACAGTGGCAGTCGCGCGAATACATGATCCAAAGAATGTTCGATGAATCCGGCAATGCCACCGCCAAAGTCGCGTTCGACCTGGCGTCGTTGTGCGCGTGGCACGCCCAGCATCGAAAGCGTTGAATCGCGCCCCATCGCCATTCGGACAGGTCGCTTCCAGATCTGAGGAAAGACGTGTTGATGATATTCTTCACGCTGTTGTTCCAACGTTTCCGCGTTCAGCATTCGTTCGACGCTGGTTCGCGCTTTGGCGACGCGGTCGATATATTTGTTGATCATCCAAGCGAACGCGCCGGACGAGCCACGGAAATAGAACGAGCGATTGGGGTTCGCGAAAAATTTGATATAGCGGTCCCAATACTGTTTGGCAAAATCGGACAGGTCGTCGCGGATCGTGTCTCGATAGGCTTCGACGACCGTCGGCAAATACCCGCGTCCAAACATCGCGAAGACGTCGTCGTTGGGCAACCGGCGAATTGCCGCCAGTTTCAATTCTAACAATGCGTTTTGCCGTGGGTTCATGTCGACCGCATGGACCGATCGAACGTCGCACAACGCGTAATCGAGTGCGTTGCATCCCGCCGATGTGATCATAACAATGTCATCCTTGGGACCCAGTTCCAAGGCTTCGCGATCCAGACGAGGATCCTCCCAGCAGGTGTTGTAAATTAGCTGATTTCGATGCACCAAATTGAACATCCGTTCGCTGATCCAGCGTCCGATCATGATCGCGTTCCTTAACATTTAAGGTATGGACTGCCTGTGACGTAGATCGGCATCGTGCGCGATCCAGCGACCGCTGCAAACCGTCAAATGCACGCTTCGCGGAAAATTAAACGAACGCTCTCGGCAACTGAACTTTAGCCCATTGAACCGCCAGCCCACTTCACCGCAATGGTGAAGAATTGATGAACACCGATAGACGATCCGGCGATTCTTGGCACAATCAACACGCATGAAAGCGATCACCGAAATTGTCGGACTCTCAACGATTGGGATCACCTGTTTGCTGGGGGCAATCACCTTGGCAAGTGCGATCTATTTGATCGTCAAGGTTCGGCGTTTGCCGACGATGGCGGCCTTCATTCCCGTCGCAGCCGCCCCGGCGGTGCTTGGGGTGTTTCAGACAGCGCTCAGTTTTGTGCGTGAACTGAGTGTCTGCTTAGAAACGGGAGCCAACGACATGAACCTGGTGTTGTTGTTGGCACTCTGCTTTGTCCCGACGATCTTTGGACTGCTGGCCAGTCTGCCCGCTTATCTCGCGATCAGTATCGGGTTGTTTGTGCAAACGTTGCAAATCCCACAAGACGCTGCAGCCTCTTCGCCCCATCATCCGAAATCGAAGTGGCCGAGTTCATCGCGCCGTTCGTCCAACAGAGAGCGTCGGGAAGCCGTTGCCGAATCCGGGTCCTATCTGACGCTCGACGCTCCCGAAGATATCGACTACTGATTGCTGGCGGGATGGGGCGTCGATAACGCTTGGCACCAGTCCCTGATCTTTGCGGGATCGATCGCCGTGCTGCGGCCGGCTGTGCAGACGGCCCCACGAATGCCTAACAAGTCGGGGCCGAGGGACCGAAGTGAGGCGAGGTCTTGTAGTGCCAGCGAGCCCGCGAATACCGTGCGGATTCCGTTTGCTCGACAGTTGCCAATCAGATCGGTCAAACGGCGGATCGATATCCAATCCTGTAAGCGTCGCCCGTCTTTGGTTGCTGTGTCGATCAACAGCCAGCGGTACTTGGTTTCGATCGCCAGTTGGACGATCGATTCGACGGGCAAACAATCCGCTTCGACATGATCGGCATAGGCGACCGCAACGGGAGTTGTTGTTTCTGGCAAGACGGATCGAAAATGCTGCATCGCATCGCGCATTTGCATCGCATCGGCGATTCCACTGGGGCCGGCTTTGGCAAACCGAAAATCGCCGGGCAATGAAAACGCATCCGATTGCAGATCGCATAATTCTCCGCAAGCGGCGCTAAATCCCAGGCCGTTCGATCGCAGGCGTGCAGCCCCTTCCAGGATCGTGTCGCTGCAGCGTCCCAGCGCGCCCGCCGCGGGGTTCTTAAAATCGATGATCGCCAATGGAAATCGGCTCGCCACGACGGCTTCGGCAAGCGAACGGACACTAATCAACAACGGTGCCATTTCGTTTTGCGAATCGTCATCGCGGGCCGCGTTTTGCGATCGCAAGCCGGTCGTCTCGTTTATGTTCTTCAGCAATCCTGTCTCTTTTCGTGAATGGCCGACCCGCAGAATGAAGCGTCCTCGAGAAGCCGATTGTAGCACGTCTCGGCGTTTTCAGACGCGGAGGCGAGATCGTGGCGGCGGTCGCAGCATGGCAAAAACGGCTCGCCACGGCGGACAGAATGCCCGCCTGGCGAGCTGGTGATGAACTCGAAGCCCCCGCGATCATCGAAGCAGATGGTGCGGGAGGGAAAACGCTTTGGTCGATTACGATTGGATCGGTGTGAGCTGAACCGCGTCGACCGTCGGTTCGGTTTGATCGGCCCCCATTTGCAGATCGTCTTCGATTTCGATCGGTGGAATCGATTTGTCTCCATCGATCTTCACCTGGTAGCGATACTTTCCCGCTGGCGGTGCGAATTTGGTTCGGAATTGCAATCGCGTCTCTTCACCCGGCAACAGCCATCGCCCGTATCCGGCTCGCATCTCGACGACGCGGCCAAACGCATCGACCATCTTCAGACTGGCTTGAACCGGTAGATGCATTTGCCCCGTATTGCGGATCGGCAGAACAAAGGCCGGCGGATCGGTGCTTCCATCCCAGACCAAGGGAGCGCATTGAATCTGAGGTGTTTGTTCCGTTCGGGCCAGTAAGGCAACGGGGATCGAAAAATCTCCTACAACCTCGTCGCTGTCCGATTTGACGATCACATTCAATTGAGTGTAGCTGTTTTGATCGCTGAGTTCATGGGCATTGAGGGTCAGCAAAAATTTGCGTTTAGAACCCGCGCGGAGCTTCAAATCGGTGGGGCTGACGTCCAGCCCGTCAACAAACGCGTCGGCGTTGTTGGGATGGATCGCAACCTGGACGTCTTTCGGACTGTTGTTCTTGATTTCGACAGCGACACGTCGGTTGCCACCGCGCCGCATCGACAGTTCCACTTGACTTGGCGAGACCGACACATCGCGCGCTGCTTGAATCAACATCGCGTCCTGAGCCGGAAAGTCACCCGTCTGAACCGAGACTGGGAAGACTTCCTTTTTGCGAGTTCGACGGTTGGTGATGATCGCGAGTTCCATCTCATGCTCGCCGGGAAAGGCAGCTTCGGGCAGTCGATGTTCCAACCGGATCCGCGCGCCGGGAAGGATCCGCACGTCGTAGCGTTCGTCCGATTCGACCGTTTCGCGATTGGGCATGATCAAGGCAAAAGTGTTCCTGCCCGCACTGGATCCCGCGCGGGCAAGACCTGCTCGGACCTGGAATTCTAGCGGGCTTACGGTCGGGTTTGAGATCCACGCTCGGGCTTTGGCAAAACCGTCGTCTTCGATCAGTTCGACCGATTCGATATCCAGCTTTGCAGCGTCTTCGCCGCGGGCTCCCTTGACTCTTACATCGACTCGCAACAAATAACGGGTCACAAATCGAATTCCCACGCGGCGCGTTTGGGTGTCCCCTGCATCGATGGGGCGTCGTTCGACGATCCGTCCCAGATCGGTGACCAACAGGCCAAACGAATGGAAATTCGCTGAGGTTGTTGGGACTCGCAAACGACACTGAATCGTCGTCTGTTCGTTCTCCGCCAGTTTGATCTCAGCAGGGCTGAGCAGTTGGAGATTGTCGGGGGCGGGGGAATCGGTATCGGGCAGGATCGTCCCGTCTTGTTCTTGGCGTAACGAAACCGTCCTGACTTGCAGCACGGTGGCGCGATCGACCGATTCGATATCAAACGTGATTGGGATTTGTTTGCCGCGAGAGGCTTCCAGTTTGTGCGACATCGGCGTCACGTGGAACGCCGGTTTCACGTTGGGGCGGAGCTTCAATTCTTGATTGAAGCCCTGGTGTTGAGCGACCGTCGGTCCGACGTGAAGGGCAACCATCGCGGAGGTCCAGGCGAGGATTTTGCGAAGTTTCATGTTGGGGCTTTGTAATGCTGTGACGGACGAGGCGCAGCCGTGCGCGCGGGTTAGCGAGCGGGGGCAACCGCTTGCAAATTATCCGTGCTTTGGGGCGTTTGGAGCACCCGGACCTCTCCGTAGGCGTCCGGGTAAACAATTCGAGGTGAAATGAAGACTGTCACTTCGGCCTCTTCGTTTTGTCGATCGATTTGGCGAAACATCTTTCCGACCAGAGGCAGGCTTCCCAGGAACGGAACGCGGCTTTCGCGGTCGATCATTTGGCGATGGGTCAAACCACCAATCGTGATCGTTTCACCATCGCGAACGTCGACCGTGGTGGTCACAAATCGGCGGTTGATCAACGGATAGGGACTCGCCAAATCGGGATCGGATCCCGTTTCGCGAATATCTTCGCTGACCTCGGCGCGTTTAATCGTGACCGTCACCATATCACCACGAATTACCGGGGTGATCTCGAGCACGATGCCGGATTCAACCTTCTCGATGTCTTGTCGATAAAATACGTCACTGTTTCCCACTTGGGTGCTGAAAAACGTCTCGCGATTGATCGAGATCTGCGCCTCTTCGCCATTTTTCGCCATCACCCGCGGCGATGCGGTGATGTCGAGATAGCCCTCTTGTTCCAAGCATCGCAAGAAATAGGCGGTCGTTCCGAAGTTGCCAAACAGATCACCGATCGAACCGGGCGAAAGCGTTCCGGACAGCGCTAGGCCCGAGAGGCCCGCGTTGATACCGCGGCTGCTGCCATCAGCCAAGATCTGTGTCAGGTCCATCCCAAACTGATACGACGTATCGGGGGAATGTACCGTCACCATGGCTTCTAGGATGACTTGCGGTTGCGGTTGATCGGCATTCTGTAGTTCTCGGATGATTTCATCGGTCAGTTCTTGTGGCGCGTGAATGACCATCAGGTTCCGTTTGCCAACGTTCCTCACGTAATGCTGGAGGTTTTCAGGCAATAGGGGCAGTAAGTCGTCTGGTGCGTAATGTCGTGGCTGGTAATCCATCTTGACCGACAGATAGCGAAACAGCGCCGATGACGGATCGGATGTTCCGACCAAATATTGCCCGTTACGCATGCCCCAGATAAAACCAAGCGGCATCAAAATCTGTTCGAGCGCTTGTTCAAAGGGAACGCCTTCGAAGACCGCTGTCGCAACACCGGTAACTTGGTCGTCGATTACGACGTTTGCTTTGGCCTGCGCGGCGAGTGATTGAATCGCTTCTCGGATGTCGGTCTCTTCAAAAATCTCATCGACCAACGGGCTCATTGCAACCTGGGATACGTGTGTCACACGTCGAATGAACGATGAGAATTCATCGCTGGTGTCGGCGTGGAGACTCGATTTGGGATTGGGCAGGCGGTTGGGCGTGGAGAGCGCTCCGGGTTTGTTGGCGACACGGAGCGTTTCTAGCAAGATCTCGTCGAGTGAACGCTGCGGTGTCGAGGGCGTCGTTTGACAGCCAGACAGCAATGTCAACAGTCCGATGATCATCGACAGAGCGATTTGCCGTGCCCAGGCGTTAGCGCATAGGGCTTTGACAGGGTATCTGATTCGAATCATCCGTGATGTCGTCAGGGTTGGAGATGCAGGTGCCGACGTTCGCGTTGCACGACGTCGTTGTCAAACGCGATCGACGGTCGTATCAGTCACGACCGTCGATTCAGAACGGGGGCTGGCGGCGTTGTTGGAGTGTTTCCCCGCAACGCATCGCCCAAGCTATTTGGCCGTGATGGTACCCGTTACCGTCAACTCGTAGTCACCAGCTGCCAGGTCGGTGAAGGTCTCTTCGACGAGGCTGACCCCAAGATCGAAACTGGCGGCACCAGGGGCCGATGATTCGGCCGCTACGGAAGCGATTTCACTCGACGACGCATAAGAGGTGCTGGCCGATGGAGTGGTCACGCTCCAGGCATCGCCAGCGACCTTGGCCAGTGT
Above is a genomic segment from Rosistilla ulvae containing:
- a CDS encoding (5-formylfuran-3-yl)methyl phosphate synthase, whose protein sequence is MLKNINETTGLRSQNAARDDDSQNEMAPLLISVRSLAEAVVASRFPLAIIDFKNPAAGALGRCSDTILEGAARLRSNGLGFSAACGELCDLQSDAFSLPGDFRFAKAGPSGIADAMQMRDAMQHFRSVLPETTTPVAVAYADHVEADCLPVESIVQLAIETKYRWLLIDTATKDGRRLQDWISIRRLTDLIGNCRANGIRTVFAGSLALQDLASLRSLGPDLLGIRGAVCTAGRSTAIDPAKIRDWCQALSTPHPASNQ
- a CDS encoding class I SAM-dependent methyltransferase; its protein translation is MRLLNDLKTLIQLALPIRGNTHQQRLENFYGKQADNYDVFRKRLLHGREQLWQSITIPDGGRWVDFGGGTGANVENIADQLERLERLEIVDLSSSLLQVANQRIADRNWQNVVTHCCDVTTFTPDAEIDIVTFSYSLTMIPDWFAAVENALRILKPGGTIGVVDFYVSRKYPADEHRRHGGLTRTFWPAWFAKDNVFLSPDHLPFLNAKFEAAELHEGRAGLPFVPFATVPFYRFVGTKPLAANAIGSQGDAIQAGRTDPRYESGRPNCRPAKTCP
- a CDS encoding UDP-2,3-diacylglucosamine diphosphatase; translation: MIDENAATQPSELESVAWDLSDARTLFISDIHLGSRFCQVGPLLDLLDRCLPQHIYIVGDLFDDRRMNRRFRWTSDYTRLLARLFDFGVSGTSIHYTPGNHDNFLRGFTEDYRLVEIRDSFIHQCADGRRLAVLHGDQFDVVEKKMRWLSMLGSTAYESLLATDRCLNWTLRLLGARQVPLSRSLKVGVKKIVQRKSGFHDKVSRYAHRHACDGIVCGHIHNPEMRSIDGVLYCNTGDWIEHCSAMVEWPDGRLQLIRANELSGQRRRRPIFHRLKRRFGESIRSGTDTAVVNTEKSEKLS
- a CDS encoding type II secretion system protein GspD, with the protein product MIRIRYPVKALCANAWARQIALSMIIGLLTLLSGCQTTPSTPQRSLDEILLETLRVANKPGALSTPNRLPNPKSSLHADTSDEFSSFIRRVTHVSQVAMSPLVDEIFEETDIREAIQSLAAQAKANVVIDDQVTGVATAVFEGVPFEQALEQILMPLGFIWGMRNGQYLVGTSDPSSALFRYLSVKMDYQPRHYAPDDLLPLLPENLQHYVRNVGKRNLMVIHAPQELTDEIIRELQNADQPQPQVILEAMVTVHSPDTSYQFGMDLTQILADGSSRGINAGLSGLALSGTLSPGSIGDLFGNFGTTAYFLRCLEQEGYLDITASPRVMAKNGEEAQISINRETFFSTQVGNSDVFYRQDIEKVESGIVLEITPVIRGDMVTVTIKRAEVSEDIRETGSDPDLASPYPLINRRFVTTTVDVRDGETITIGGLTHRQMIDRESRVPFLGSLPLVGKMFRQIDRQNEEAEVTVFISPRIVYPDAYGEVRVLQTPQSTDNLQAVAPAR
- a CDS encoding DUF3419 family protein, encoding MIGRWISERMFNLVHRNQLIYNTCWEDPRLDREALELGPKDDIVMITSAGCNALDYALCDVRSVHAVDMNPRQNALLELKLAAIRRLPNDDVFAMFGRGYLPTVVEAYRDTIRDDLSDFAKQYWDRYIKFFANPNRSFYFRGSSGAFAWMINKYIDRVAKARTSVERMLNAETLEQQREEYHQHVFPQIWKRPVRMAMGRDSTLSMLGVPRAQRRQVERDFGGGIAGFIEHSLDHVFARLPLSDNYFWRVYLAGQYSPTCCPEYLKPENLDRLRNGLVDRVNVHTTTLANFLSNTSVRPSRFVLLDHMDWMSEHRQEALVDEWQHIIDRASSGARLIWRSGGLRTDYLNDIQVQYQGAQVRVPELMSMQIDLADRLHQQDRVGTYGSFFIGHLAG